A stretch of DNA from Methylomicrobium lacus LW14:
ATGTCAAACGGCGCATGGAAGTGATCGCAAAGCTGAATGGCGTCACGATTTATGACGATTTCGCGCATCATCCGACCGCGATCGCGACAACCCTGGACGGCCTGCGCAAGCAAGTCGGCCGGGAACGCATCATCGCGATCGTCGAACCGCGCTCGAATACGATGCGGCTCGGTGTGCATACCGAAACCCTGGCCAACTCACTCCGCGAGGCCGATCAGGCGCTGATCTATCAGCCGAAAGAACTGAGCTGGGACTTGAGCCAACTCAAACAGCACGCGGCGAATATCGAGATCTGCGAAAGCCTCGATCAGATCATCGACCGGCTGAAGCTCGAAGCGCGCCGGGGCGGCCATTTCGTGTTGATGAGCAACGGCAGTTTCGGCGGCATTTACGCGAAGCTGCTGGCAGAACTGAACCGATAGCTTTTCACCACTTTTTACACTCAACAGAATTTTTCCCGAATCATGAAACTGATCCGAATCGCAACGCGCAAAAGCCCGCTGGCACTGTGGCAGGCCAATCATGTCGCAGCACTTCTGGAACAACACTTTCCGGACATCAAAACCGAACTGGTGCAAATGACCACCAAGGGCGACAGGATTCTGGACGCGCCGCTCGCGAAGGTCGGCGGCAAGGGCCTGTTCGTGAAGGAACTCGAACAAGGCATGCTGGAAGGCGAGGCCGACATCGCGGTGCATTCGATGAAGGATGTGCCGGTCGAATTTCCGGAAGGGCTGCATCTGGCAGTCATTCTGCAACGCGAAGACCCGACCGACGCCTTCGTCTCGAACCGTTTCGACCGTCTGAACGACTTGCCGGCCAACGCCCGGATCGGCACCTCGAGCCTGCGCCGGCAATGCCAGATCAAGCAGCGTTTTCCCGATGCCGAAATCCTGCAACTCCGAGGCAACGTGAACACCCGGCTCGCCAAGCTCGACGCCGGCGATTTCGACGCGATCATCCTGGCCTCGGCCGGCCTGATTCGCTTGGGCATGAAGGACCGCATCAAGGAGCGCCTCGATCCCGGTCTCAGCCTGCCGGCGATCGGCCAGGGCGCGATCGGCATCGAATGCCGCAGTAACGACGATCAAATCAACGCCCTACTCAGCGCCCTGCACGATGCCGACACCGCGCTCTGCGTGCGGGCCGAACGCGCGATGAACGCCCGCCTGCAAGGCGGCTGCCAGGTGCCGATCGCAGGATTCGCCGAAAAACACGGCGAACGCCTGTTCATGCGCGGCCTGGTCGGCGCGCCGGACGGTTCGGTGATTTACCGCAGCGAAGGCTGGGAAGACTTGGATCAGGCGGAAGCCCTGGGCAGAAAAATCGCCGAAGACCTGCTCGCGCAAGGCGCGGATCGAATTCTCGCGGCGCTATACCAGGAATGAATGCGCTGAACGGCGCGCGTATTCTGGTCACCCGCCCCGAGCGCCAGGCGGGCAACCTTTGCAGCCTGATCGAGCAGCAACATGGCGTGGCGGTCGCGTTTCCGACTATCGACATCGTTGCCGCCAACGACCGCGATCGAATCGCCGCGACACTGGCGCACCTGCATCGATTCCAATGGCTTGTTTTTATTAGCGCAAATGCAGTAAATTTTGCTCTGCTCGCGAATGGTGGCAAAATAGACCAGTTTCGCGGCATGCGGATTGCCGCGATCGGCCGCGCGACCGCCAGAGCGCTCGACGCCGCCGGCTTGAAGGCCGATCTTGTGCCCGAACACGGCTCGGATAGCGAGGCCTTGCTGGCGACGCCGCCGATGCAGAGCGTTGCAGGGCGGCGCATCCTGATCGTGCGCGGCGCCGGCGGCCTCGAAAAGCTCGGACAGGAGCTCAAGCAGCGCGGCGCGGATGTCGACACTCTCGATGTGTATCGCCGGGTAATTCCGTCTGTAGATCCCGCGCCGGTGCTGGATTTGCTCAGACAAGACCGGCTTGATCTGATCACCGCGACCAGCGGCGAAGCGCTACAGAACTTATTGATCATGCTGGGTGAAAATAACCGGAGCCTGGCGTTGGCTATCCCGCTCGTGGTCGTTAGCGACCGTATCCGGCAGATCGCGGAAAACAGTGGATTTGGACGAATTTTTGTGACGGACAGCCCTTCGGATACAGCAATTCTTGAAAAAATAATAATTTGGGCAACAGGTGAAAAAAGTGGCCGAACTGAATGAACAAATAGAAGGGAATGCGGAAAATTCAAAAAAAGCGCGGAGATCCCGGAGCGGATTATGGTTTGGCGTGATTATCATCCTGATCATCTTCTCGGTCGCCGGCGCCGGCTATTATTTTCTGATGCAGCTCCGAGACCGCCAGTCCAACCTGGGCGGCGAAGTCAAGGGCGAGATGGCGAAGAAAATCTCCGACTACCAAGCCCAGCTTACCGCGATCCAGGAGCATTTGGCGACGCTCGAATCGACGATCGCGCACAAGGACGATCACTTCACCGCAAGACTGGACGAAATCTCGAAGCAACAGAGCGAGAAACTGGACAACACGCGCAAGGATTTGAGCGAGGAAATCGCCCGCCTGCAACGCCAACTCGGCAAAACCCGCGGCGACTGGCTGATCGCGGATGCCGAATATTTACTCGGCGCGGCCAATGAGCGCCTGCAATTGGTCGGCGACGTGAATACCGCGCGCCAAGCGCTCGAAGCGGCCGATCAGCGCCTGCACGAAAGCGGCGACGCCGCCGTCTTCAAGGTGCGCGAGGAAATCGCGAAAGAGATCGCCGCGCTCAAAAACGTTGCCGCAGCCGATATCGTCGGCTTGTACGCCGCCTTGCAAAGCCTTCAGGATACGTCCGAAAAACTGGCCTTGCTGCTGCCCTATGCAGGGAAAACGCTGAGTCCGTCGACCGAAATCCACAGCCACGCGGACAGCCAGGAGCCCGCGCATAAGCTGCTCGACTCGGCGATCGAAAGCCTGCACGGCATCGTCACGATCCGCCATACCGATCAGCCAATCAAGGAAACCCTGACGCCGGAAGAAGCGCAGTTCATCCGCGAGCAATTGCGCGCGAAGCTCGAAACGGTCAAGATCGCGCTGGTGCAGCAAAACGAAGCCTTGTACCGAGCCGGTCTGCAGGACGCGAAAAAATGGACCGAACTGAATTTCACGCCGACCCCTGAAACGCGCAAATTCGTCGGCGAGCTTGACCGCTTCCTGGCGATCAATATCCGCAGCCATTTCCCGGATATCAGCACCTCGCTGAAATTGCTCAGAGACATCACCAAATTACGGGTCGAAACCGACAAAGTCCTGCAGGCGGCGCCGGCCGAAAAACCGAAAGCGCCTGAAGCGAATCCGCTTCCGGAAGCCCCGGCGGCGGTCACGCCACCACCTGCACCTGCCGCCCCCGCTCAACCGGAACCGACTAAAAAATGAAAAAGATCCTTTATTTTCTAGGGCCGCTGTTCATTACGGTTGCCGCCGCGCTCGCGGTTTATTATGGCTTCAAAAGCCTGGAAACCCCCGGCTATGTGCTGGTCGGGATCGGCCACTGGTCGATCGAGACGACGCTCGCCGCTTTCGCGGTCGCGCTGGTGATCGGTTTTTTTCTGTTTTATGTTTTTTTCCGCTTCCTCGGCTGGCTGATCCGACTGCCGGGCCAGCTTAAACAGCGCGGCACCCACATCAAATTCAACCGCTCGCAGGAAGCCTTGATCGCGGGTCTTGTCGATTCGGCCGAAGGCAACTGGGAACAGGCCGAAAAAGTGCTGATCAAGCATGCCTCGCACAGCGGCGCGCCGTTGATCCATTACCTGACTGCCGCGCGCGCGGCGCAGTCGCGCGGCGCTTTCGACAAGCGCGATGAATATCTGCAAAAAGCCGCCGATCAGGCCCCCGGTTCGAATATCGCGATCGGCCTGACCCAAGCTGAACTGCATCTGTCCGGCAATCAGTTCGATCAGGCGCTCGAAACCCTGACCAAATTGCAATCGATCAATCCGACCCACGCCAGCGTATTGAAATTGCTGCATCAGACCTATCAGAGCATCGGCGACTGGGAAGCGATCCGAAAACTGTTGCCGTCGCTGAACCAGAACAAGGTCTTGATGGAAGCCGAAGTCAAGCTGCTCGAAACCGAAACCTTCAGCCGTTTGTTGAAACAGGCCGCCGAGATGGGCGATGCGAAGCAGATCGCCCTGCTCTGGTCCGAAACGCCGACTCATATCAAAAAAATGCACGGCATGGCGGCGATCTATTTTGCCGCGATGATCGAGGCCGGCGCCGGCAACACGATCGAAGCCGAACTCGCGCACACCTTGTCGGTCAACCTGGACGATACCCTGCTGGTTTTATACGGCAGCGTGCAATCGAACGATGCGGCAAAACAACTGGCGAACGCCGAACAATGGCTGATTTCGGGGCCGAACAACGCGGTATTGCTGTCGCTGCTCGGCAAACTGTGCCTGCAACAGGGTGAGTATGAAAAAGCCGAAGTTTACCTGAGCCAAAGCCTCGCCAGCGATCCGACCGTACAGGCCTATCAACTGCTGGGCGATTTGTATTTCGCACAAAACGAAAAAGACAAGGCCTGCGCGAGCTACAAATCCGCGCTGGAATTGTCTTCGAGTGAAATCGTGACGCGCCTGGATCAAATCGCCGAATATGGCGAGCAGGCATCCGAACCGCAAAGCTGAACCCACCACCCCCAGGGTCGCGTCACCGTTGACTCGGCAACGTGACCCTGACGCGCAGCATCCTCAAGCCGACGCGATCCGGTTTTTACCGTCCCAGAATGGCGATTTCTTGATTGCATCCGACAAGAACTCGATGAATTGCCTGACCAGCTTGCGGTTATAGCCGATCAACTGCTTCAGCTGCGCCTTCGACGCGCCGCCGACTTCGTCCGTCGCGCGCGGAAGGTCATGGACGAAAGCCAGCCAGGGCTCGACCACCCGCATCTGAAACAATACCGCAATGTCCGACGGCAGCTCGTTTGCCAGATGCGCGAGGCGCTGGTAGTTCCGGACACCGGGTCTTAACACTTCCTCTTCCAGTTGCTGGACAACCGCCGCGTAGCGGATCGCGGTCTGCTGACTGATGTGATGCAGGGCGAAACGCGCCGGCTCAATGATCGTTTCCTCGACATAGCGTATTGCCCGATCGGGAGTGCGCGAAATCATATTGACCGTAGCCTGACTATTCTCCCGGATCAAACGTTGCTTCTGCTTGATGATCTCCCGCGTCTGCTCGACAAAACCCTGCAGCACTCCGATATTGCGCCGGATTTCGGCCAATACCGGCGTGACCATTTTGTCGTCGATGCCGTTTTTGATTTGATCGCGCAATTCGTAAATCTTCTCCAGCGTCGATTTTTCGAGATCTTTTTGCGCCGCGGCCAGTTTCATTTCGAGATCGCTGATATAGGAATCGCGCTCTGACAAGGTCGTTTTCAAAAACGCGATGGTTTCTTTGTTCAACTCCAGCTGCATGGTTAGCGTCGAGACTTGATCTTCCAGCCGGTTCAATTTGACCAGCAAGTCGCCCTGGACGGTGTCGCCATTCGATTCCATACCCTTCCCCCTCTGTGATGTTGTTGTTATATTTTTACTCGGAACACCGGCATTGATAACAAGCGATTCCAAAAAAGTCAAGCATAATAAACGATGAGACGGCGACATGGGCCTGTCTTCGGCACATCAAAGCATCGCCTGCGCGCGGCCGGCAAGCCAAATCAGGCTTGCCGGCCGCGCTTGAGCTCAATAATGCGGCGGGATTTCATGCACCGTTTCGCCGGGGGTACCGGCTTCGGTCAGCAGGTTTTGCATCCTCTCGTTCAACTGGCGGTAGGCCGTTTCGAGCCGGTCGATCTGCTGCTGTTGCTGGCTGACGATCTGATTCAAGGCCTGGAGTAAATCATCCTGATAGGCGGCCCTGATTTCGAGTTCTATGATCCGTTCTTCGTTCATCGCTTGCTTCATATGACTTTTGAAAATTGCTGCTGCGTTTTTTGCGCCAGATAACGGTCGAACACCATGCAGATATTGCGGATCAGCAAGCGGCCTGCCGAGGATACCGTGATGCCGGCGGCCGACAATCTGAGCAGGCCGTCGACCTGCATCGGCCGCAAGGCTTCGAGTTCGCGCGCGAAATAGCCGGCAAAATCGATCGCAAATTCTTTTTCGATCGCGGCAAAACTCAGGCCGAAATGGCAGATCAATTGCGTGATCACCGCGCGGCGCAATTTGTCGTCCTGATCGAGATCGACGCCCTTGAACACCGGCAATTTTTGATGATGAATCAGCCGGTCATAGGTTTCGAGGTCTTTCACGTTCTGAATGTACGCATCCCCTACCCGGCCGATCGAGGTGATGCCGAGGCCGACCAGGTCGCAGTCCGAATGCGTCGAATAGCCCTGAAAATTCCGGTACAGTTTGCCCTCGCGCTGCGCGACCGCGAGTTCGTCATCGGGTTTCGCGAAATGATCCATGCCGATATACACATAACCGGCCTCGGTCAGCCTGAGGCCGACCATTTGCAGGATCGCGAGCTTCACCTCCGGCGACGGCAGCTCGGCCTCATGAATCTGGCGCTGGGTTTTGAAGCGCACCGGCATGTGCGCGTAATTGAACACCGACAGCCGGTCGGGCTCTACGGCCAGAATCTTGTCCAGCGTTTTGGCGAAGGTTGCGACCGTTTGCAGCGGCAGGCCGTAGATCAGGTCGATATTGGTCGAGCGGAAGCCTTCGGCGCGCGCGGCTTCCAGAACGCTTAATGTCTGCTCCTCGCTTTGCAGCCGGTTGACCGCCTTTTGCACGTCAGGGTCGAAATCCTGCACGCCGAGGCTGATCCGGTTGAAGCCGAGCTCGCGCAGCAGCCTGATCGTGCTGTCATGCGTTTCGCGCGGATCGACTTCGATCGAATATTCGCCGCCGTCGTCGTCCCGCAACTTGAAATGCGCGCGCGTGACTTCCATCAGCTTGCGCATCTGCGCATCGCTCAAAAAAGTCGGCGTGCCGCCACCCCAATGCAGCTGATTGACGACCCGGCTGTTATCGAACAGCGCGCCCTGCATCGCGATCTCCTTGCAGAGATTGTCCAGATACGGCGCCGCATGCCCGCGATTCTTGGTCACGATCTTGTTGCAGGCGCAATAAAAGCAAACCGTATCGCAAAACGGCAGATGGAAATACAGCGACAACGGCCCGCCCGCCCGATTCGATTTGGCGATATGCCAGCGGTAATCGGTATCGCCGAAACCCTTGTGCAATTCGAGCGCAGTCGGATAAGAGGTATAACGCGGCCCGGCCTTATCGTAACGGTTGATCAGGTTCAGGTCGAAGATGATTGATTGATCCATGAAAGAGAAGTCTGGGGGGCAAAAATGCCGGCAAAGAATAAACAACCCAAGGGGATGTGTGCTTATTGTAGACGCAGTCGTTGCCGAACGTCCACGGTCAAAGCAAACGTCTATCGAACACGCTTATCAATTGGCCTTCACCCGATTGCGCCCGGAGGCTTTCGCCTCGTAGAGCGCGGCATCGACGATTTTCAGGAAATCTTCCAGAGACTGGCTATAGCGGTACTCCGCCACACCAAGGCTGACGGTGATCCGTTGCGGTATGCCGAAATCAAACAGCTGAACCTTTAGCCGGATCGTTTCCGCCAATCGCAATGCCCCATCAAGGTCCGTTTCGGGGCACAGCAGCAAAAATTCCTCGCCGCCCCAGCGTCCGAGCAGATCATTTGTCCTGACCGTATAGCCAATCAAGGTCGCCAATTTTTTCAACACCTGATCGCCGGCATGATGGCCGAAATTATCATTGATCACTTTGAAATGATCCGCATCGAGCATGATCACCGAAAAATTGGAATGATAGCGCCGAGCCCTGGCGATTTCCTTGGCAAAGACATGATCCAAAAATCGCCGATTCGCGATGCCGGTCAGCGCATCGGTATTCGATAATTGCTCAAGCTCCTTGTTCAAGGTCTGCAATTTGGTCCTGTATCGACGGACGACACATTCCCGTACAATCAAAAGCACGAGCAAAACCCCAAAACCCAAGAGGACATAGACGAGCAATCGGTAATCGCGCTTCTTTTCATAGGCGATGGCAATCCATTTGTTCAAAATCGTCAGTTTATCCGTCTCGGTCAGCGACGCGACCGCCTTTTCGAAGATGCTGAGTAACAAGGGCTGATCGTTTCTGACCGCGACCGACATCGTATAATGCACATCGGTCACGCCGGCGACTTTGATGTTCAATATTCCATGTTTTTGACTTTGGTAGGCAATCGTCGCGACCGTATCGAGATAAGCGAACACCTTACCGCTGGCGACCCATTCGAGCCCGCTATGGGCATCCTTGGCTTCGAGGATTCGTATATTCGGATATTTTTGCTTCAGTAAATCGAGCGCGGCAAAACCTTTGACGGTCACAAAGGTCTTGTGCAAAACAGTCCGAAAATCGGCAATGAACGGTTGATCATTGCGCGTGGCGATCACGATCGGATAGACATTGAACGGGCGCGTAAAATCCAGATACGCCAGGCGCTGAGGGGTCCTCGTCGCGCTGGATAGGATAGAGCATTTCCGCTGTTGGGCATATTCAAGCGACTCTTGCCAATCCGCCGTTTTTACCAAACGAATTTCCTTGCCTATCCGTTCGGCAAAAATTTTCTGGAAATCGGCGTTGATGCCGATATAGTCGCCCTGATCAGTCACAAAATCATAAGGCATCCAGTCGGGATCGACACAGACGCCGATAGGGTCGATGCGTTGCAAAAACTCGATTTCGCCGGCATTCAGCGGCAATGTGGAAACAGCGTTTTTCGGCACAAAGCGATCGGCCGCCCAAAGGGGAAAGCACAACGCAAAAATCAAAATCAGAACCTTGATGCGCATTTTTGAATGCCGACGACGACTTAAGCTTTTATTATGATAGGCAACTCAGTATAGCCGATATTCTTCGCGCTTGCACCCGCAGCCTAGGCCGGGGTTTCGCGGCGGCTGTGCCGGCATGCCGATACCAACGAACGCTTGACGGCCGTCCTTGACAAAAACCCAAGCCCGCTATTTGATATAGCCGCGCAATGCGGCAAGCGCCTGTGGCGCGGCTGTCTAAGGCGCATGATTTCCAGTCATCGGAGACACTGTCCGATAAAATTCTTTTCCCGTTGCCGCCTAACCCGGAGAGCCTGATGAAAACCGACCGTCCCGCCGCCGTGATCGAACGGCTTTCGGCCTTTCTGAACACCCCGCTCGATACGCTCATGCAGCAACGGCTGGCCGCCGATTCTCGGCAACACGCGCTGCAATTATTCAAAAAAACGGCCGCCAACGTGCCGGCTTACCGGCAATTTCTTCAGGACCAAGGCACCGATCCCGACCGGATCGCAGACTTCGAAGATTTTGCGATGCTGCCGCTCATGGACAAGGCGAACTATATGCAGAAATATCCGCTGCCGGCGCGCTGCCAAGGCGGCCAGCTCAGCGCTTGCGACCGCCTGGCAGTCTCTTCGGGATCGACCGGAATTTCGACCTTCTGGCCGCGCGCGATGACCGACGAACTGGACATCGCGCTGCGCTTCGAGCAGGTCTTCCGCCACAGCTTCCGCGCCGATCGGAGCGATACCCTGGCGGTCGTCTGCTTTCCGCTCGGCAACTGGGTCGGCGGCGTGTTCACGACCTCCTGCTGCTGGCATCTCGCGCAAAAAGGCTATCCGTTGACCGTCGCGACGCCGGGCAACAAACCGGATGAAATCCTGCGCGTGGTGCGTGAGCTGGGGCCTTATTTTGAACAGACCGTGCTGCTCGGCTATCCGCCCTTCGTGAAGGATGTGATCGATGCCGGTTCCGCTCAGGGCATCGATTGGCCCATTTACAAAATCAAGTTCGTCTTTGCCGGCGAAGTGTACAGCGAAGAATGGCGCAGCCTGATGCTGCAACGCGTCGGCTCGACAGCGCCCTGCCACGACTCCGCCTCGCTCTACGGCACGGCGGACGGCGGCGTATTGGGCAACGAGACGCCGCTCAGCGTCGCGATCCGGCGCTGGCTGGCCGAGCATCCCGCCGTCGCCCGCGAACTGTTCGGCGAATCGCGCCTGCCGACCCTGGTCCAATACGATCCCTGCAGCCGTTACTTCGAACTGATCGACGGCGCCACCCTGGCGGTCACCGGCGACAACGGCGTGCCGCTGATCCGCTACCACATCGCCGACCGCGGCGGACTGATCAGTCATGCCGACTTGCTCGCTTTCCTGAAAACGCGCGGGCTGCCCGCACTCAAAGACGAAGGATTCCCCCTGCCCTTTGTCTGGGTTTTCGGCCGCGCCGATTTCACCGTATCGTTCTACGGCGCGAACATCTATCCGGAAAACGTGGTGGTCGGCTTGGAGCAGGCCGAGTTGACACCCTGGGTCAGCGGCAAATTCGTGATGGAAGTCAAAAACGACCGCGACGGCGCCGAATTCCTGGCTGTCGCGGTCGAACTGCTGCCCAGGGTTGCGGCGGACACGGACACAGAGGCCGCCATCGCCGCGTCGATTCGCAATCAATTGCTCCGGCTGAACAGCGAATTCGCGAACTATGTACCGCCAGCCAAACAAATGCCTCGGATCGAATTACGGCCTTTCGGCGATCCGGATTATTTTCCTGTCGGCGTTAAGCACCGCTATACGCGGCGGAATGCGACCTGATGATTCCGTGCTCAGGGGCGTAATCTTGGCTCCAACGAGGTTCGCCCTAGCCAATAAGCAAAGTAAAAGTTTGCATTCCTCTGCATTGTCATTATAATATCGATTCGATACTAATAATGCTCGGAGGTCACTTATGCAATTCATCAAGACTATCACTCTGCTGGCCGCTGCAACCGGTTTGAGCCTGGCAAGCAGCGCGGCGATGTCCGAAACCGAAGGCTATCTGTCGATCTGGCGCTCTTCGGTCAAAGTCGCGGGAAAGGGTGACAATAAAACCCTGGCACTGGAAATCCAGACCGCGAAGCCGATCCCGGTGGACGGCAAATCCGGCGCCTTCGGCTATGCGGCGCTGACCGACAATGCGAATAATCTGCTCGTCGTGGTCACGCACCTGCCGATCGACGACAGCTCGCACGAAAATCAGGAAAGCGGCTTCCACACCCATGTGCTCGATTTAAAACAGCCGACGGCCGCCTGCGCGGGCGCCAACTTCGAGGTGGATCTGGAAAATTCGGCTAAAAACACCGCCTTCGACGCCGATTATCAATGGAAGGTCAATGGCAGTAAAATTTCGGTCGAAAATGTGCCGGTCAAGGATCTAGGCGATGCCGGCGTCGACACGATCGTTGCATTTACCTTGAAACCGGTGCTGAATGCCCAGCAAAAACCGACCAACCTTTGCGTGACCGTGACCGATAAAGGTTAATGCCGCCCCACCTCGATGGCGATACGAGTCTTCTGACTCAGGATTTCAGGTAAGATAACGCTTGTCCACTGCGAAAACAGCCAGCCCGATGTCGC
This window harbors:
- a CDS encoding diguanylate cyclase, producing MRIKVLILIFALCFPLWAADRFVPKNAVSTLPLNAGEIEFLQRIDPIGVCVDPDWMPYDFVTDQGDYIGINADFQKIFAERIGKEIRLVKTADWQESLEYAQQRKCSILSSATRTPQRLAYLDFTRPFNVYPIVIATRNDQPFIADFRTVLHKTFVTVKGFAALDLLKQKYPNIRILEAKDAHSGLEWVASGKVFAYLDTVATIAYQSQKHGILNIKVAGVTDVHYTMSVAVRNDQPLLLSIFEKAVASLTETDKLTILNKWIAIAYEKKRDYRLLVYVLLGFGVLLVLLIVRECVVRRYRTKLQTLNKELEQLSNTDALTGIANRRFLDHVFAKEIARARRYHSNFSVIMLDADHFKVINDNFGHHAGDQVLKKLATLIGYTVRTNDLLGRWGGEEFLLLCPETDLDGALRLAETIRLKVQLFDFGIPQRITVSLGVAEYRYSQSLEDFLKIVDAALYEAKASGRNRVKAN
- the hemC gene encoding hydroxymethylbilane synthase is translated as MKLIRIATRKSPLALWQANHVAALLEQHFPDIKTELVQMTTKGDRILDAPLAKVGGKGLFVKELEQGMLEGEADIAVHSMKDVPVEFPEGLHLAVILQREDPTDAFVSNRFDRLNDLPANARIGTSSLRRQCQIKQRFPDAEILQLRGNVNTRLAKLDAGDFDAIILASAGLIRLGMKDRIKERLDPGLSLPAIGQGAIGIECRSNDDQINALLSALHDADTALCVRAERAMNARLQGGCQVPIAGFAEKHGERLFMRGLVGAPDGSVIYRSEGWEDLDQAEALGRKIAEDLLAQGADRILAALYQE
- a CDS encoding heme biosynthesis HemY N-terminal domain-containing protein, with translation MKKILYFLGPLFITVAAALAVYYGFKSLETPGYVLVGIGHWSIETTLAAFAVALVIGFFLFYVFFRFLGWLIRLPGQLKQRGTHIKFNRSQEALIAGLVDSAEGNWEQAEKVLIKHASHSGAPLIHYLTAARAAQSRGAFDKRDEYLQKAADQAPGSNIAIGLTQAELHLSGNQFDQALETLTKLQSINPTHASVLKLLHQTYQSIGDWEAIRKLLPSLNQNKVLMEAEVKLLETETFSRLLKQAAEMGDAKQIALLWSETPTHIKKMHGMAAIYFAAMIEAGAGNTIEAELAHTLSVNLDDTLLVLYGSVQSNDAAKQLANAEQWLISGPNNAVLLSLLGKLCLQQGEYEKAEVYLSQSLASDPTVQAYQLLGDLYFAQNEKDKACASYKSALELSSSEIVTRLDQIAEYGEQASEPQS
- a CDS encoding uroporphyrinogen-III synthase, with product MNALNGARILVTRPERQAGNLCSLIEQQHGVAVAFPTIDIVAANDRDRIAATLAHLHRFQWLVFISANAVNFALLANGGKIDQFRGMRIAAIGRATARALDAAGLKADLVPEHGSDSEALLATPPMQSVAGRRILIVRGAGGLEKLGQELKQRGADVDTLDVYRRVIPSVDPAPVLDLLRQDRLDLITATSGEALQNLLIMLGENNRSLALAIPLVVVSDRIRQIAENSGFGRIFVTDSPSDTAILEKIIIWATGEKSGRTE
- a CDS encoding SlyX family protein, with the translated sequence MNEERIIELEIRAAYQDDLLQALNQIVSQQQQQIDRLETAYRQLNERMQNLLTEAGTPGETVHEIPPHY
- the hemN gene encoding oxygen-independent coproporphyrinogen III oxidase, which codes for MDQSIIFDLNLINRYDKAGPRYTSYPTALELHKGFGDTDYRWHIAKSNRAGGPLSLYFHLPFCDTVCFYCACNKIVTKNRGHAAPYLDNLCKEIAMQGALFDNSRVVNQLHWGGGTPTFLSDAQMRKLMEVTRAHFKLRDDDGGEYSIEVDPRETHDSTIRLLRELGFNRISLGVQDFDPDVQKAVNRLQSEEQTLSVLEAARAEGFRSTNIDLIYGLPLQTVATFAKTLDKILAVEPDRLSVFNYAHMPVRFKTQRQIHEAELPSPEVKLAILQMVGLRLTEAGYVYIGMDHFAKPDDELAVAQREGKLYRNFQGYSTHSDCDLVGLGITSIGRVGDAYIQNVKDLETYDRLIHHQKLPVFKGVDLDQDDKLRRAVITQLICHFGLSFAAIEKEFAIDFAGYFARELEALRPMQVDGLLRLSAAGITVSSAGRLLIRNICMVFDRYLAQKTQQQFSKVI
- a CDS encoding phenylacetate--CoA ligase family protein, which gives rise to MKTDRPAAVIERLSAFLNTPLDTLMQQRLAADSRQHALQLFKKTAANVPAYRQFLQDQGTDPDRIADFEDFAMLPLMDKANYMQKYPLPARCQGGQLSACDRLAVSSGSTGISTFWPRAMTDELDIALRFEQVFRHSFRADRSDTLAVVCFPLGNWVGGVFTTSCCWHLAQKGYPLTVATPGNKPDEILRVVRELGPYFEQTVLLGYPPFVKDVIDAGSAQGIDWPIYKIKFVFAGEVYSEEWRSLMLQRVGSTAPCHDSASLYGTADGGVLGNETPLSVAIRRWLAEHPAVARELFGESRLPTLVQYDPCSRYFELIDGATLAVTGDNGVPLIRYHIADRGGLISHADLLAFLKTRGLPALKDEGFPLPFVWVFGRADFTVSFYGANIYPENVVVGLEQAELTPWVSGKFVMEVKNDRDGAEFLAVAVELLPRVAADTDTEAAIAASIRNQLLRLNSEFANYVPPAKQMPRIELRPFGDPDYFPVGVKHRYTRRNAT
- a CDS encoding uroporphyrinogen-III C-methyltransferase, giving the protein MIIILIIFSVAGAGYYFLMQLRDRQSNLGGEVKGEMAKKISDYQAQLTAIQEHLATLESTIAHKDDHFTARLDEISKQQSEKLDNTRKDLSEEIARLQRQLGKTRGDWLIADAEYLLGAANERLQLVGDVNTARQALEAADQRLHESGDAAVFKVREEIAKEIAALKNVAAADIVGLYAALQSLQDTSEKLALLLPYAGKTLSPSTEIHSHADSQEPAHKLLDSAIESLHGIVTIRHTDQPIKETLTPEEAQFIREQLRAKLETVKIALVQQNEALYRAGLQDAKKWTELNFTPTPETRKFVGELDRFLAINIRSHFPDISTSLKLLRDITKLRVETDKVLQAAPAEKPKAPEANPLPEAPAAVTPPPAPAAPAQPEPTKK